Proteins found in one Takifugu rubripes chromosome 15, fTakRub1.2, whole genome shotgun sequence genomic segment:
- the faxdc2 gene encoding fatty acid hydroxylase domain-containing protein 2 codes for MTMETSVNGKSRDPSGGRGEQESNGGGLWDSVKKAAFIIGSGILFLAAFGNSLTWHLQRFWGASGDFWQDLWTKLCVAFEGHDEALFYFGTMLLPSLTFWGLNALLLVVDTTGKPSFITRYRIQLDKNNPVDPAKLRQALKCVTLNQLFISGPIVVGVYHLMSLRGAPCSPELPTFHWALMELAFFSILEEIMFYYSHRLFHQPNLYKRFHKQHHEWTAPIGVVATYAHPLEHVLSNLLPVVIGPVILGSHVSTTSMWYCVALISTTISHCGYHLPFLPSPEFHDFHHLRFNQCYGVFGVLDRLHGTDDKFRQSKQYERHTLLTGLTPLNESIPDAPKKAL; via the exons gagagcAACGGAGGAGGTCTGTGGGACTCTGTGAAGAAAGCTGCTTTTATCATCGGATCAGGAATATTATTCTTGGCTGCGTTTGGGAACTCGCTCACGTG GCATCTTCAGAGGTTCTGGGGGGCTTCGGGTGACTTCTGGCAGGACTTGTGGACCAAGCTGTGCGTGGCATTCGAGGGTCACGATGAGGCTCTCTTCTATTTCG GAACGATGCTTCTCCCCTCTCTCACATTCTGGGGGCTGAACGCTCTGTTACTGGTGGTGGACACCACGGGCAAACCGTCCTTCATCACCCGCTATCGCATCCAGCTGGACAAGAATAACCCG gtgGACCCGGCGAAGCTTCGTCAGGCCTTGAAATGCGTCACCCTCAACCAGCTGTTCATCTCCGGGCCCATCGTGGTGGGTGTTTACCACCTGATGAGCCTGAGGGGGGCCCCCTGTAGCCCCGAGCTGCCCACCTTCCACTGGGCGCTGATGGAGCTGGCTTTCTTCTCCATCTTGGAGGAAATCATGTTTTACTACTCACACAG GCTGTTCCACCAGCCAAACCTCTATAAACGTTTCCACAAGCAGCACCATGAGTGGACCGCCCCCATCGGCGTGGTGGCCACCTACGCCCATCCTCTGGAGCACGTG ctctccaaCCTGCTGCCTGTGGTCATTGGGCCGGTGATCCTGGGCTCGCACGTGTCCACCACCTCCATGTGGTACTGCGTGGCCCTGATCAGCACCACCATCTCCCACTGCGGATACCACCTCCCCTTCCTGCCCTCCCCCGAGTTCCATGACTTCCACCATCTCAG GTTCAACCAGTGCTACGGTGTGTTCGGCGTGCTGGACCGTCTCCACGGCACAGATGACAAATTCAGGCAGAGCAAACAGTACGAGCGCCACACGCTGCTGACGGGCCTCACCCCTCTGAATGAAAGCATCCCCGACGCGCCGAAGAAGGCGCTCTGA